The proteins below are encoded in one region of Mycobacterium pseudokansasii:
- a CDS encoding cobalamin B12-binding domain-containing protein: MATRILVAKPGLDGHDRGAKIVARTLRDAGFEVIYTGIRQRIEDIASIAVQEDVAVVGLSILSGAHLALTARTIEALRAADADDIAVVVGGTIPHADVPKLLEAGAAAVFPTGTPLDVLVRDIRALTGIPQPAPEEPCASE; the protein is encoded by the coding sequence ATGGCCACCCGCATCTTGGTCGCCAAGCCGGGGCTCGACGGGCATGACCGCGGCGCCAAGATCGTCGCCCGCACGCTGCGCGACGCCGGTTTCGAGGTGATCTACACCGGCATCCGGCAACGCATCGAAGACATCGCGTCGATCGCCGTCCAGGAAGACGTGGCCGTGGTGGGGTTGAGCATCCTGTCCGGCGCACACCTGGCGCTGACCGCGCGCACCATCGAAGCGCTGCGCGCCGCTGACGCCGACGACATCGCCGTCGTCGTCGGCGGAACGATCCCGCACGCCGATGTCCCCAAGCTGCTGGAGGCCGGCGCGGCGGCGGTATTTCCCACGGGGACACCGCTGGACGTGCTGGTACGTGACATTCGCGCTCTGACCGGCATCCCGCAACCTGCCCCGGAGGAACCATGCGCGTCGGAGTGA
- a CDS encoding CaiB/BaiF CoA transferase family protein: MTGRGPLAGIRILEVGTMLAGPYATMLLADLGAEVIKVEPPGGEISRSVGDSYFASLNRNKSSICLDLNSPAGQRQLGELAAQSQALLVNLKPSAIRRLRLTYETLRRWNERIVCVAITGYGLDGGDDPAFDYVIQAATGIAALTGEPDGPPTLPGYSSADNSTGMCAALGLLAMIVSGRGGQVDVSLRDVMLSQLNYHVAGYLNEGIEPQRHPYGAHSYYVPAQLFPTADGYLALFITHDGFWKSFADEAGIGGFETMAERVARRDEVLGVVTATLITDTAAGWERRLRPLGVPAAAVRTLPDALKATPEIIVRAGDLRLVGNPVHVCGHEPDYRPAPPLGEHGDVLNA, encoded by the coding sequence GTGACTGGTCGAGGTCCACTGGCGGGGATACGGATTCTCGAGGTCGGCACCATGCTGGCCGGGCCGTATGCCACGATGCTGCTGGCCGATCTCGGTGCCGAGGTGATCAAGGTCGAGCCGCCCGGCGGCGAGATCTCCCGCAGCGTGGGGGACAGTTACTTCGCCAGCCTGAACCGGAACAAGTCGAGTATCTGCTTGGATTTGAATTCCCCAGCGGGACAACGACAGCTGGGCGAGCTAGCGGCGCAGTCGCAGGCATTGCTGGTCAACCTGAAGCCGTCGGCGATTCGCCGGCTGAGGCTCACCTACGAGACGTTGCGGCGGTGGAACGAACGGATCGTCTGCGTGGCGATCACCGGTTACGGTCTCGACGGCGGCGATGATCCAGCGTTCGACTACGTGATCCAGGCCGCCACCGGTATCGCCGCTTTGACGGGTGAGCCGGATGGCCCGCCGACATTGCCCGGCTACTCCTCGGCGGACAACTCCACCGGCATGTGTGCGGCGCTGGGGTTGCTGGCCATGATCGTCTCGGGCCGCGGCGGGCAGGTGGACGTGTCGCTGCGCGACGTCATGCTCTCGCAGCTGAACTACCATGTCGCCGGCTACCTCAACGAGGGCATCGAGCCGCAACGGCATCCTTATGGCGCGCATTCGTACTACGTTCCCGCCCAACTCTTTCCGACCGCCGATGGATACCTGGCACTGTTCATCACGCACGACGGGTTCTGGAAATCCTTCGCCGACGAGGCGGGTATCGGCGGTTTCGAAACGATGGCCGAGCGGGTGGCCCGGCGCGACGAGGTGCTCGGCGTCGTCACGGCGACGCTGATCACCGACACCGCCGCCGGCTGGGAACGGCGACTGCGTCCGCTCGGAGTGCCGGCGGCGGCCGTCCGCACGCTGCCCGATGCACTGAAGGCGACGCCGGAAATCATTGTGCGCGCGGGTGATTTACGTCTCGTCGGTAATCCTGTGCATGTTTGCGGCCATGAGCCCGACTACCGGCCGGCGCCACCGCTGGGTGAACACGGCGACGTGCTCAACGCTTGA
- a CDS encoding LLM class F420-dependent oxidoreductase, whose protein sequence is MRVGVMVGPERGDSARKVIRMLADIDWAETAGLDSAWIPQIPNDFDALVAVALMGTRTSRIELGTAVVPLQAQHPIALARQALSVHAATAGRLVLGVGPSHHWIIDDMLGLGYERPAGYTRDYLDVLHAAFANPGPVDVENTTFRVHNPLDLAPVAPLPVLVAALGPAMLTLAGERADGTVLWMADERAVAEHVVPRITKAADNAGRPAPRIVAGVPVCLCSTTEVDAARERANRILGEAEVSPNYQRLLGYGDAKDVGDICAAGDEDAILARLRRFADAGVTDLSVRLLPIGGNRDELVASKRRTREMIASLATELR, encoded by the coding sequence ATGCGCGTCGGAGTGATGGTCGGTCCCGAGCGTGGTGATTCGGCCCGCAAGGTCATCCGGATGCTGGCCGACATCGACTGGGCCGAGACCGCCGGCCTGGACAGCGCCTGGATTCCACAGATTCCCAACGACTTTGACGCGTTGGTGGCGGTGGCCCTGATGGGCACCCGGACCAGCCGCATCGAGCTGGGCACCGCCGTCGTCCCGCTGCAAGCGCAGCATCCCATTGCGTTGGCGCGTCAGGCGTTGTCGGTGCACGCGGCTACCGCGGGCCGGCTGGTGCTGGGTGTCGGGCCGTCGCACCACTGGATCATCGACGACATGCTGGGGCTTGGCTACGAGCGGCCGGCCGGCTACACCCGCGACTATCTCGACGTGCTGCACGCGGCCTTCGCCAATCCCGGCCCGGTCGACGTGGAGAACACCACCTTCCGGGTGCACAACCCGCTCGACCTGGCGCCGGTGGCGCCGCTGCCGGTGTTGGTGGCCGCGCTCGGGCCGGCGATGCTGACGTTGGCCGGCGAGCGGGCCGACGGCACCGTGCTGTGGATGGCCGACGAACGTGCGGTCGCCGAGCACGTCGTTCCCCGGATCACCAAGGCCGCCGACAATGCCGGGCGCCCGGCACCGCGCATCGTCGCCGGCGTCCCGGTATGCCTGTGCAGCACAACCGAAGTCGACGCCGCACGGGAGCGCGCCAACCGCATTCTGGGCGAGGCCGAGGTCTCACCGAATTATCAGCGGCTGCTGGGGTACGGCGACGCCAAAGACGTCGGCGACATCTGCGCGGCCGGCGACGAGGACGCCATCCTGGCCCGGCTGCGCCGATTCGCCGACGCCGGTGTGACGGACCTGTCGGTGCGCCTGTTGCCGATCGGCGGCAACCGCGACGAACTCGTCGCGTCCAAGCGCCGGACCCGCGAGATGATCGCTTCGCTGGCAACGGAGTTGCGGTGA
- a CDS encoding methylmalonyl-CoA mutase family protein: protein MDNEAQTSSGIPLAPVYGPADREAEPPSPGEFPFTRGNFASGYRGKLWTFRQYSGFGTAEESNRRYRYLLDQGGTGLSVALDLPTQCGFDSDDPDVVEEVGRVGVAVDTLADAEILFDGIPLDKISTSMTINGTAAILLAFYVAAAERRGVPRAKLTGTIQNDILKEYASRGTWIWPPEPSLRLIADTIEFCAAEVPKFNAISVAGAHFRDAGATAVQEMAFTLADGVTYCDTVVQRGRMTIDEFAPQISFFFYTHGDFFEEIAKYRAGRRRWATLVRERYGAKTDRASMFRFGCVCGGASLYAPQAHNNVVRVAYEAMAAVLGGVQSMFTAAWDEPFALPTEESTTLALRTQQILAYETGVARVADPLGGSYFVEALTDATEARIIEIMSDLEKHGGMVSAIEDGYLQGLIADEAFTMHKDIETGARPVVGVNRFVSEEPEHDIMTYELDAEGRDLQLKRLAQVKSERDTAAVQSALAALARDAEGADNLMHRLIDCANAYCTVGEMVSTLKAVWGEFQQPVVF from the coding sequence ATGGATAATGAAGCTCAGACCTCATCCGGCATCCCGCTTGCGCCGGTCTACGGGCCGGCGGACCGCGAGGCTGAACCCCCGTCGCCGGGGGAGTTTCCCTTCACCCGGGGGAACTTCGCGTCGGGCTATCGAGGCAAGCTCTGGACGTTTCGTCAGTACTCCGGATTCGGCACCGCCGAAGAATCCAACCGCCGGTACCGCTATCTGCTGGATCAGGGTGGGACGGGGCTTTCGGTGGCGCTGGACTTGCCCACCCAATGCGGCTTCGACTCCGACGACCCCGACGTCGTCGAGGAAGTCGGCCGGGTCGGCGTCGCGGTCGACACGCTGGCCGACGCCGAAATTCTGTTCGACGGCATCCCGCTGGACAAGATCAGCACCAGCATGACGATCAACGGCACGGCGGCGATCCTGCTGGCGTTCTACGTCGCCGCGGCCGAGCGCCGGGGCGTGCCGCGGGCCAAGCTCACCGGGACCATCCAGAACGACATCCTCAAGGAGTACGCGTCGCGCGGGACGTGGATCTGGCCGCCCGAGCCATCGCTGCGGCTGATCGCCGACACCATCGAGTTCTGCGCTGCCGAGGTGCCGAAGTTCAATGCCATCTCGGTGGCCGGCGCGCACTTCCGCGACGCGGGCGCCACCGCCGTGCAGGAGATGGCCTTCACCCTGGCCGACGGCGTGACCTATTGCGACACCGTGGTGCAACGCGGCCGGATGACCATCGACGAGTTCGCGCCGCAGATCTCGTTCTTCTTCTACACCCACGGCGACTTCTTCGAAGAGATCGCCAAATACCGTGCGGGACGGCGCCGTTGGGCGACGCTCGTGCGGGAACGGTACGGCGCCAAGACGGACCGGGCATCGATGTTCCGGTTCGGTTGCGTGTGCGGTGGTGCGTCACTGTATGCGCCGCAGGCGCACAACAACGTGGTGCGGGTGGCCTACGAGGCGATGGCGGCGGTGCTGGGCGGCGTGCAGTCGATGTTCACCGCGGCCTGGGACGAGCCGTTCGCGTTGCCCACCGAGGAATCAACGACGTTGGCGCTGCGCACCCAGCAGATCCTGGCCTACGAAACGGGTGTGGCCAGGGTCGCCGATCCGCTCGGTGGCTCCTACTTCGTCGAGGCGCTCACCGATGCCACCGAAGCCCGCATCATCGAGATCATGTCCGACCTCGAAAAGCACGGCGGGATGGTCAGTGCCATCGAGGACGGCTACCTGCAGGGGCTGATCGCCGACGAAGCCTTCACGATGCACAAGGACATCGAGACGGGTGCGCGGCCGGTGGTCGGGGTCAACAGGTTCGTCTCCGAGGAACCCGAACACGACATCATGACCTACGAGCTCGACGCCGAGGGGCGCGACCTGCAACTCAAGCGGCTGGCCCAGGTCAAGTCCGAAAGAGACACTGCCGCAGTACAATCCGCGCTCGCTGCGTTGGCCCGCGACGCCGAAGGCGCCGACAACCTCATGCACCGGCTGATCGACTGCGCCAACGCCTACTGCACGGTCGGCGAGATGGTCTCGACGCTCAAGGCGGTGTGGGGCGAATTCCAGCAGCCGGTGGTGTTCTGA